In Shewanella psychrotolerans, the genomic stretch CTGCGTTATGAGGATGAGTTTGTTAAGCACAAAATACTCGATGCATTCGGTGACCTTTATGTCGCTGGTCATGCCATTGTTGGCGAATTCTGTGCCTATAAAACGGGGCATGCACTTAATAATCAATTGGTGCGCGCCTTGTTAGCCGAGCAAGATGCTTGGGAGTTAGTGAGTTTCGAGAAAGAAGAAGAGGCTCCAGTGAGCTTCGCGGTGCCGACCAGCGCCACTTTCGCCTAATTCAGTATTAGGATTGCCTTGAACGGCTGGCTAAAGCAGCCAGCCGTTTTAGTTTTTGTCCTAAAGAACCTTCTGTATGTTCTGCAAGCGCCTGTATATGGGCTGCAGCAGTTTCGCTTATTTGGTTGTGAGCCGGCTTTGATTTTGTTGCATACATATTCAGGCCTGGGTTGACTTTAACCTCAATAGCGGACAGCATGGGAAGCGTTTCGACTTGTAACTGTTGTAACATTTTGGGCTTTTGAAAATTAATTCGTGCAGCCCATGCTGCAGTGGTGGTTTCGATAACGAGCACACCTTGACGGAAATTGGCAACTTTTAGATGTTCCGTGACAGGACCAGTTATCACCTGTTTCACATAGTGATCCAAGTGAAGTAATAGTTCTGCTTTTTCAGCAATGGAAGGTAATTGACCTTGCTGATGTAGTAGCTGACTGAGATCCTGCGGGGGCTTTTTCATAACATAATAAAATGGCTTAATTAGGCTATGAGTGTAACAGTTTTTATTCAGGGTCGAAATGGTGCCACGCGCTGGCAACCTGGAAAGCGTTGGTTGTTACTCCCTGTTTTGCTAATTGCTGCAGGAACAGGGGTTTATCAACACAATGCAAAACAACTTGAGCAGCAACAAACGAGCGTGGATAACGAGCGTGTTGCGCGCGAAGATCAAAAGCATCAACTCATCGAGTTAAAAGGTGCTACCGAATCCCAATTGGCAATGTTGGTGACTCATGTCGCCCGTATGCAAGCGAAAGTGGCTCGTTTAGAGGCGCTTGGCCAGCAAGTTGCTAAAGATTACAAACTCGAAGATCAATTCGATTTCTCTTCTGAAGTCGGTGTTGGCGGCCTGAGTGAACTGGGCAGCAATATCGAACTCGATCAGCTTATTCAAGATATGGATAGGCTAGTGTCACGAATAGATAACAATAATGTTCAATTATCACTACTTGAAACAGTGACATCTAATCTCCATATAGATGATGAGCGTTATATATCGGGGCGTCCCATCCAGAAAGGTTGGTTATCTTCCCCCTATGGTTTACGTAATGATCCTTTTAACGGTAGAAGAACGATGCATAAAGGTATCGATTTTGCCGGAAAAGAGGGGACCGATGTTGTGGCTACCGCTGGTGGTGTCGTGACTTGGTCAGGCAATATGTTTGGATATGGCGAGTTGGTTGAAATTGATCATGGCAATGGTCTACGTACTCGTTATGGGCACAATAAGTCTTTGTTAGTAGCTATAGGTGATGTGGTCGCAAAAGGCGAGAGTATTGCCAAAATGGGAAGCACAGGGCGTTCAACTGGCCCCCATGTGCATTATGAAGTGTTGCGTGGTGGGCAGCAGATAGACCCACAAAAATATGTCTACCGCAAGGCAGGTTAAACTTAAAATAGGCTTTTAGACTCTGTAGAGAGTCAGCCAATAACATAAAAAGTGGTTCAGATGTTTGGTAAATTACTGACAAAAATATTTGGTAGTCGTAACGATCGCACCCTTAAAACACTCGGTAAGATTGTCACTAAGATTAACGCTCTCGAGTCTGACTTTGAGAAGCTCTCAGATGATGAGCTCAAAGCGAAGACGGCAGATTTTAAGGCCCGTATCGAATCAGGTCAGTCACTAGACGATGTTATGCCTGAAGCATTCGCTGTGGTGCGTGAAGCATCTAAGCGTGTATTCGAGATGCGTCATTTCGATGTGCAGTTACTCGGTGGTATGGTGCTCGATAGTAACCGTATCGCAGAGATGCGTACTGGTGAAGGTAAGACATTAACCGCAACGCTACCAGCTTACCTTAATGCCCTAACAGGCAAAGGGGTTCACGTCATTACCGTGAACGATTATCTCGCACGCCGCGATGCTGAAAATAACCGCCCACTGTTTGAATTTCTTGGCATGACTGTCGGTATTAACGTTGCAGGTTTAGGGCAAGCCGAAAAGAAAATGGCTTACGACGCTGATATTACCTACGGTACTAACAATGAGTTTGGTTTCGATTACCTGCGTGACAATATGGCGTTTTCGCCAGCTGAACGTGTACAACGTCCGCTTCACTACGCCTTGATCGATGAGGTCGATTCGATTCTTATCGATGAAGCTCGTACACCGCTTATTATTTCGGGAGCCGCCGAAGACAGCTCTGAACTTTACATTAAGATCAACACGCTTATCCCTCATCTTATCCGTCAAGAGAAAGAGGATACAGAGGAAGAGATCGGTGAAGGTGATTACTCGGTTGACGAGAAAGCCAAGCAAGTTCATATGACCGAACGTGGTCAAGAGAAAGTTGAAGTGTTATTGACTGAGCGCGGCATGTTAGCCGAAGGCGATTCTCTTTACTCTGCTGCAAACATCTCGTTACTGCATCACGTTAATGCCGCATTACGTGCGCATACCCTATTCGAAAAAGATGTTGACTATATCGTGCAAGATAATGAAGTGATCATTGTCGATGAGCATACTGGTCGTACTATGCCAGGTCGTCGCTGGTCGGAAGGCTTGCATCAAGCAGTCGAAGCTAAAGAGGGCGTTCATATTCAAAATGAAAACCAGACATTGGCATCGATCACCTTCCAGAACTTTTTCCGTCAGTATGAAAAACTCGCGGGTATGACGGGTACAGCAGATACTGAAGCGTTTGAGTTCCAGCATATTTATGGCCTAGATACAGTCGTTATCCCAACTAACCGTCCAATGGTTCGTAAAGATAATGCTGACTTGGTTTACCTGACTGCTGAAGAGAAATACGACGCCATTATCAAAGATATTATCGGCTGTCGTGAACGTGGTCAGCCAGTGCTTGTCGGTACCGTATCCATTGAACAATCTGAACTGCTTAATAGCCTATTAAAGAAAGCGAAGATCCCCCATGAAGTACTTAATGCTAAGTTCCATGAGCGTGAAGCCGAAATTGTGGCACAAGCGGGTCGTATTGGTGCGGTAACCATTGCAACTAACATGGCGGGTCGTGGTACGGATATCGTGCTTGGTGGTAACTGGAATATGGAGATCGAACAACTCGATAACCCCACAGCGGAGCAAAAAGCCAAGATAAAAGCCGATTGGCAGATCCGCCATGACGAAGTTGTTGCGGCCGGTGGTTTACATATTCTCGGTACCGAGCGTCACGAGTCTCGTCGTATCGATAACCAGCTACGTGGTCGTTCGGGTCGTCAAGGTGATGCGGGTTCTTCACGTTTCTACCTATCTATGGAAGATAGCTTAATGCGTATCTTTGCTTCAGATCGCGTATCTTCGATGATGAAGAAGCTAGGTATGGAAAAAGGGGAAGCGATTGAGCATCCTTGGGTTTCTCGCGCCATTGAAAATGCCCAACGTAAAGTAGAAGCACGTAACTTCGATATTCGTAAGCAATTACTTGAATTCGATGATGTCGCTAATGATCAACGACAAGTGGTTTATGCTCAGCGTAATGAACTCATGGATGCAGAAAGCATTCAAGATACTATCGTTAATATCCAAGCCGATGTGGTGAACAGTCTTATCGACCAGTATGTTCCACCACAATCTGTCGAAGAGTTATGGGATATTGCTGGCTTAGAGACTCGTCTTGAGCAAGAGTACGCATTGAAGATGCCTGTTCAAGAATGGCTAGATAAAGAAGAAGATCTTCATGAAGAAACACTTCGTGAACGTATTGTCGATATGTGGGCTAAGGCATATAAGGCAAAAGAAGAGATGGTCGGTGCTCAAGTACTACGTCAATTTGAAAAAGCAGTAATGCTGCAAACTCTTGACGGTCTGTGGAAAGAGCATTTAGCAGCGATGGATCACCTACGTCAAGGTATTCACTTACGTGGCTATGCGCAGAAGAACCCTAAGCAAGAGTACAAGCGTGAATCGTTTGAACTTTTCCAACAAATGCTTGATACCTTAAAGCATGATGTGATTAGCGTCTTGTCAAAGGTACAGGTTCAGGCTCAGTCTGATGTTGAAGAGATGGAAGAGCGTCGTCGCCAAGAAGAAGCTAAGATCCGTCTTGATTATCAACATGAAGAAGCCGAGGCATTAGTCGGTGCTGAAGAGGCGCAAGCACTTGCAGCGACACAACCAGTTGTCCGTGACGGTGAGAAGGTTGGCCGTAATGACCCATGCCCATGTGGTTCGGGTCGCAAGTATAAGCAGTGTCACGGCAAGCTAAGTTAATTCGTTAGTTTACCTATAATAGAAAAAGCCATCCTTAGGATGGCTTTTTTGATCTTGGCGTAGGCTCAAATGGCCTCCAAAGCCTATGTTTGTGGATAACTTTGGGGGTAAATGGTGTGTATGGTGTGACTATCTAAAAAGATCGAAAAAAGTCTGATTTTTATTGAAAAAGCACTTGCGCCCATCCAAGAACTCCCTATAATGCGCATCCACTGACACGGCAAAGCTCGCAGAGACAAGTCGAAACACTAAGTTGCTAAGTTAATAAACCTAGCTTACAAGGTGTTCAGGCACTGAAAAGTGCCGCATCAAAAAGTTTTCAAAAACTGCTTGACGCGAACACGGGAATGCGTAGAATACGCAGCCCTAGCCACTTGGAACTACCGAGATGTGCTAACGCTCTTTAACAATTTATCAAGTAATCTGTGTGGACACTCGCAGGTGTTGAGTTATTCGAAATTGCTTTTCTGTCTTCGGATGTAAAGCAATCAAAAATTTTACTCAATGTAAGATGAGTGTTCATAGCAATATGTACAACATGTTAGAGATTCTTCCGAGTCTTTAATGTGGAATCAGAATTCATTGAGCCGAAGCTTTTAGCTTCAACAAAACTTTAATTGAAGAGTTTGATCATGGCTCAGATTGAACGCTGGCGGCAGGCCTAACACATGCAAGTCGAGCGGTAACAGGAATTAGCTTGCTAATTTGCTGACGAGCGGCGGACGGGTGAGTAATGCCTAGGGAACTGCCCAGTCGAGGGGGATAACAGTTGGAAACGACTGCTAATACCGCATACGCCCTACGGGGGAAAAGAGGGGACCTTCGGGCCTTCTGCGATTGGATGTACCTAGGTGGGATTAGCTAGTTGGTGAGGTAATGGCTCACCAAGGCGACGATCCCTAGCTGTTCTGAGAGGATGATCAGCCACACTGGGACTGAGACACGGCCCAGACTCCTACGGGAGGCAGCAGTGGGGAATATTGCACAATGGGCGCAAGCCTGATGCAGCCATGCCGCGTGTGTGAAGAAGGCCTTCGGGTTGTAAAGCACTTTCAGCGAGGAGGAAAGCTTAAGCGTTAATAGCGTTTAGGTGTGACGTTACTCGCAGAAGAAGGACCGGCTAACTTCGTGCCAGCAGCCGCGGTAATACGAGGGGTCCAAGCGTTAATCGGAATTACTGGGCGTAAAGCGTACGCAGGCGGTTTGTTAAGCGAGATGTGAAAGCCCCGGGCTCAACCTGGGAACTGCATTTCGAACTGGCAGACTAGAGTCTTGTAGAGGGGGGTAGAATTTCAGGTGTAGCGGTGAAATGCGTAGAGATCTGAAGGAATACCGGTGGCGAAGGCGGCCCCCTGGACAAAGACTGACGCTCATGTACGAAAGCGTGGGGAGCAAACAGGATTAGATACCCTGGTAGTCCACGCCGTAAACGATGTCTACTCGGAATTTGGTGTCTTGAACACTGGGTTCTCAAGCTAACGCATTAAGTAGACCGCCTGGGGAGTACGGCCGCAAGGTTAAAACTCAAATGAATTGACGGGGGCCCGCACAAGCGGTGGAGCATGTGGTTTAATTCGATGCAACGCGAAGAACCTTACCTACTCTTGACATCCACAGAATTTGGTAGAGATACCTTAGTGCCTTCGGGAACTGTGAGACAGGTGCTGCATGGCTGTCGTCAGCTCGTGTTGTGAAATGTTGGGTTAAGTCCCGCAACGAGCGCAACCCTTATCCTTATTTGCCAGCACGTAATGGTGGGAACTTTAGGGAGACTGCCGGTGATAAACCGGAGGAAGGTGGGGACGACGTCAAGTCATCATGGCCCTTACGAGTAGGGCTACACACGTGCTACAATGGCAAGTACAGAGGGTTGCAAAGCCGCGAGGTGGAGCTAATCTCACAAAGCTTGTCGTAGTCCGGATTGGAGTCTGCAACTCGACTCCATGAAGTCGGAATCGCTAGTAATCGTGGATCAGAATGCCACGGTGAATACGTTCCCGGGCCTTGTACACACCGCCCGTCACACCATGGGAGTGGGCTGCACCAGAAGTAGATAGCTTAACCTTCGGGAGGGCGTTTACCACGGTGTGGTTCATGACTGGGGTGAAGTCGTAACAAGGTAGCCCTAGGGGAACCTGGGGCTGGATCACCTCCTTACCTATACGACTAACTTAATGTTTGTTGAGTGTTCACACAGATTACTTGATAGAAAGAAAGAGCAAAAATATCGAAAGATAATTTTTGAGGGATTTAATTCAGTAAGAATTAAATAACCAAAAAGAATGGGTCTGTAGCTCAGCTGGTTAGAGCGCACCCCTGATAAGGGTGAGGTCGGTGGTTCAAGTCCACTCTGACCCACCAAATCTTCGTTTATTCTACGTTAACTTGTTACTCGTTTAGTGAACTAAACGTCGCAACAAGTTGCCTTGACTAAACTCGATTTGGCTTCGCCAAAATTATTTGGCATTCGATATATTTGTTTGACTGCATGTAAATGGGGCTATAGCTCAGCTGGGAGAGCGCCTGCCTTGCACGCAGGAGGTCTGCGGTTCGATCCCGCATAGCTCCACCATTTACTTGCACATGGATAGAGATGCCAAAGATAAATGAAAAATTTATCTTTGGCTTTTTTAAGCCCGCTCTTTAAAAATTTGGAAAGCTGATAGTGTTGATGTGAAAGGGACTGTAATTACTTACATTGTAGGTGGTTATGGTTTGTAGCATTGACGCGAAAATTAAAATTGAGTTCTCAAACACTTAAATCAAGTGCCGAATCATTACCTTTAATTAGGATGATGATTCATGAGTATTCTTTTGGCGAAAGTAAACACCATTAGTTACGATACAACGTCCGAGCTTACCCGCTTGGATAGGATGTGATTTGTAGACATTAGTTTATGAAACTCATTTGGGTTGTATGGTTAAGTGACTAAGCGTATACGGTGGATGCCTTGGCAGTCAGAGGCGATGAAGGACGTAGTAACTTGCGAAAAGCGTTGGCGAGCTAGTAACAAGCATTTGAGCTAACGATGTCCGAATGGGGAAACCCGGCAGCATAAGCTGTCATCATTAAGTGAATACATAGCTTAATGAGGCGAACGAGGGGAACTGAAACATCTAAGTACCCTCAGGAAAAGAAATCAACCGAGATTCCCCTAGTAGCGGCGAGCGAACGGGGATTAGCCCTTAAGCGTAGAGGGTGTTAGTGGAATGTGTTGGAAAGCACAGCGGCACAGGGTGATAGCCCCGTACATGAAAACTAACTTTACGTGAAAACGAGTAGGACGGGACACGTGACATCTTGTCTGAACATGGGGGGACCATCCTCCAAGGCTAAATACTCCTGACTGACCGATAGTGAACCAGTACCGTGAGGGAAAGGCGAAAAGAACCCCTGTGAGGGGAGTGAAATAGAACCTGAAACCGTATACGTACAAGCAGTGGGAGCGGTTCTTGAGACCGTGACTGCGTACCTTTTGTATAATGGGTCAGCGACTTACATTTTGTAGCGAGGTTAAGCGAATAGCGGAGCCGTAGGGAAACCGAGTGTTAACTGCGCGTTTAGTTGCAAGGTGTAGACCCGAAACCCGGTGATCTAGCCATGGGCAGGTTGAAGGTTGAGTAACATCAACTGGAGGACCGAACACACGTATGTTGAAAAATGCGGTGATGACTTGTGGCTGGGGGTGAAAGGCCAATCAAACCGGGAGATATCTGGTTCTCCTCGAAAGCTATTTAGGTAGCGCCTCGAGCGAATACCATTGGGGGTAGAGCACTGTTAAGGCTAGGGGGTCATCCCGACTTACCAACCCTTTGCAAACTCCGAATACCAATGAGTACTACTCGGGAGACACACGGCGGGTGCTAACGTCCGTCGTGAAAAGGGAAACAACCCAGACCATCAGCTAAGGTCCCAAAGTTATTGCTAAGTGGGAAACGATGTGGGAAGGCTTAGACAGCTAGGATGTTGGCTTAGAAGCAGCCATCATTTAAAGAAAGCGTAATAGCTCACTAGTCGAGTCGGCCTGCGCGGAAGATTTAACGGGGCTAAGCAATACACCGAAGCTATGGGTACTAGCGCTTGCGCTAGTGCGGTAGAGGAGCGTTCTGTAAGCCGTTGAAGGTGAAGGGGTAACCCACGCTGGAGGTATCAGAAGTGCGAATGCTGACATGAGTAACGATAATGGGGGTGAAAAACCCCCACGCCGAAAGACCAAGGGTTCCTGTCCAATGTTAATCAGGGCAGGGTGAGTCGACCCCTAAGGCGAGGCCGAAAGGCGTAGTCGATGGGAAACAGGTTAATATTCCTGTACTTCTGCTAACTGCGATGGAGAGACGGAGAAGGCTAGGCTAGCGCGGCGTTGGTTGTCCGCGTTTAAGGCAGTAGGTGGTGCACTTAGGCAAATCCGGGTGCACATACACTGAGAGTTGATGACGAGGTTCTACGGAACTGAAGTAGTTGATGCCATGCTTCCAGGAAAATCTTCTAAGCTTCAGGTTAGCAGGAATCGTACCCCAAACCGACACAGGTGGTTGGGTAGAGAATACCAAGGCGCTTGAGAGAACTCGGCTGAAGGAACTAGGCAAAATGGTACCGTAACTTCGGGAGAAGGTACGCTCCTGTTGGTGATGAGACTTGCTCTCTAAGCTGACGGGAGTCGCAGATACCAGGTGGCTGCAACTGTTTATCAAAAACACAGCACTGTGCAAACTCGCAAGAGGAAGTATACGGTGTGACGCCTGCCCGGTGCCGGAAGGTTAATTGATTGGGTTATCTTCGGAGAAGCTCATGATCGAAGCCCCGGTAAACGGCGGCCGTAACTATAACGGTCCTAAGGTAGCGAAATTCCTTGTCGGGTAAGTTCCGACCTGCACGAATGGCGTAATGATGGCCACGCTGTCTCCAGCCGAGACTCAGTGAAGTTGAAATTGCGGTGAAGATGCCGTATACCCGCGGCTAGACGGAAAGACCCCGTGAACCTTTACTATAGCTTGGCACTGAACATTGACCCTACATGTGTAGGATAGGTGGGAGACTTAGAAGCAGGAACGCCAGTTCTTGTGGAGTCAACCTTGAAATACCACCCTTGTAGTGTTGATGTTCTAACTCTGGCCCCTGAATCGGGGTTGAGGACAGTGCCTGGTGGGTAGTTTGACTGGGGCGGTCTCCTCCCAAAGAGTAACGGAGGAGCACGAAGGTTGGCTAAGTACGGTCGGACATCGTACGGTTAGTGCAATGGCATAAGCCAGCTTAACTGCGAGACATACACGTCGAGCAGGTACGAAAGTAGGTCATAGTGATCCGGTGGTTCTGAATGGAAGGGCCATCGC encodes the following:
- a CDS encoding DUF721 domain-containing protein — its product is MKKPPQDLSQLLHQQGQLPSIAEKAELLLHLDHYVKQVITGPVTEHLKVANFRQGVLVIETTTAAWAARINFQKPKMLQQLQVETLPMLSAIEVKVNPGLNMYATKSKPAHNQISETAAAHIQALAEHTEGSLGQKLKRLAALASRSRQS
- a CDS encoding M23 family metallopeptidase; the encoded protein is MSVTVFIQGRNGATRWQPGKRWLLLPVLLIAAGTGVYQHNAKQLEQQQTSVDNERVAREDQKHQLIELKGATESQLAMLVTHVARMQAKVARLEALGQQVAKDYKLEDQFDFSSEVGVGGLSELGSNIELDQLIQDMDRLVSRIDNNNVQLSLLETVTSNLHIDDERYISGRPIQKGWLSSPYGLRNDPFNGRRTMHKGIDFAGKEGTDVVATAGGVVTWSGNMFGYGELVEIDHGNGLRTRYGHNKSLLVAIGDVVAKGESIAKMGSTGRSTGPHVHYEVLRGGQQIDPQKYVYRKAG
- the secA gene encoding preprotein translocase subunit SecA; translation: MFGKLLTKIFGSRNDRTLKTLGKIVTKINALESDFEKLSDDELKAKTADFKARIESGQSLDDVMPEAFAVVREASKRVFEMRHFDVQLLGGMVLDSNRIAEMRTGEGKTLTATLPAYLNALTGKGVHVITVNDYLARRDAENNRPLFEFLGMTVGINVAGLGQAEKKMAYDADITYGTNNEFGFDYLRDNMAFSPAERVQRPLHYALIDEVDSILIDEARTPLIISGAAEDSSELYIKINTLIPHLIRQEKEDTEEEIGEGDYSVDEKAKQVHMTERGQEKVEVLLTERGMLAEGDSLYSAANISLLHHVNAALRAHTLFEKDVDYIVQDNEVIIVDEHTGRTMPGRRWSEGLHQAVEAKEGVHIQNENQTLASITFQNFFRQYEKLAGMTGTADTEAFEFQHIYGLDTVVIPTNRPMVRKDNADLVYLTAEEKYDAIIKDIIGCRERGQPVLVGTVSIEQSELLNSLLKKAKIPHEVLNAKFHEREAEIVAQAGRIGAVTIATNMAGRGTDIVLGGNWNMEIEQLDNPTAEQKAKIKADWQIRHDEVVAAGGLHILGTERHESRRIDNQLRGRSGRQGDAGSSRFYLSMEDSLMRIFASDRVSSMMKKLGMEKGEAIEHPWVSRAIENAQRKVEARNFDIRKQLLEFDDVANDQRQVVYAQRNELMDAESIQDTIVNIQADVVNSLIDQYVPPQSVEELWDIAGLETRLEQEYALKMPVQEWLDKEEDLHEETLRERIVDMWAKAYKAKEEMVGAQVLRQFEKAVMLQTLDGLWKEHLAAMDHLRQGIHLRGYAQKNPKQEYKRESFELFQQMLDTLKHDVISVLSKVQVQAQSDVEEMEERRRQEEAKIRLDYQHEEAEALVGAEEAQALAATQPVVRDGEKVGRNDPCPCGSGRKYKQCHGKLS